CAGTTGATGACAACCCGGCCACTTCGGTCAGCACTTCCTACGATGTATCTCTGGAGCCTCAGCCCGATAAGCTCAGCTGCTGGGCCGGCTCGATGGCCATGCTCGTCAGCTACCAGCGCCAGCAGTCCGTGGTGCCCGAGGCGCTGGCCCAGGAAGTGGGCCGCAGCCTGCGCACCTCCTACGGCTGGGACATGCTCGAAGCCGTGAAGGACCATTTTGGCTTTCAGGATATTGCTCTGCCCAGCAACGCCAGCCTCTACCCCGAGCCCCAGCAGTGGGCCGACTGGCTGAGCCAATACGGCCCGCTGTGGATAACTGTGGTGGGCGCGCCCTCGCACGCCATCGTGGTGAAGGGCATCGAGGGCGACCTCACCCCCGATGGCACCACGGTTAATATCCTGAATCCCTGGGACCTGAATACAGCTTTCGACAACGACCCGATTGACTTCAACCCGCCCAACAACGGGCTGGCCTACACCCAGTCGTTCGCCGATTTTGCGGCCAGCTTCGGCAACCTGGGCCTCGCTGACTACGGCGCGTGGCGGGTGCTGTACCTGCCCAGCGGCACGTAGCCGCCCGGCAGGGGGGTAGGGAATTATAGCGCCCGGATTTCCTGCTTCAGCTCGGCCACAAACTGCGTGAACTCGGGCTCGGCCTCCACGTCGGGGTGCCAGGCCAGGCCGCGCTGGGCCAGGTTGTACTGGTGGCGGGGGCTGATGGTGGCACCCGGCAGCAGCTGGCCGGTGGCGGGGTCGCGCTCGGGGGCCAGCAGCCAGAGCTGGTCGGCAAGGGCGGTGGTGGTCATGATGTCGTGCGAAACGATGAGCACGGTGTTCAGCTCGTGCAGCGTCGTGACCTCCACAATGAGCTTTTTCACCTCGTCAATCATCGCCACATCGAGGCCCGAAAACGGCTCATCAAGCAAAATTAAATGCTCGGAGCACAGCAATTGCTGCGCAATAGCCGCCCGCTGCCGCTGCCCGCCCGAGAGGTGGGCCGGGTACTTGCGGGCGTGCGCCGCCAGCCCAAAACGGCTTAGGTAAGCATCGGTGCGGGCTTTCGCCTCGGCCGGGTCGTGCTGGCGGCGGGCGGCCAGCAGCAGGTTATCCAGCAGGGTCAGGTGGTTGAAGAGGGGGTAGCGCTGCTGCACGTAGCCCACCGCGCCGGCCCGCACCGGCTGCTGGGCCTCGCCCACCCGCACGGTGCCGGTGCTGGGGGCCGCCAGCCCCGCCAGCAGCCGGCACAGCACCGACTTGCCCACGCCCGAGCGCCCGTAAATGCCCACCACCTGCCCCTGGTTGATGCCGGGCCGAATCACGTCGAGCACCTGTACATTAAGGTCACGCAGGATAACCTCGCTGCCAAATTGCATGGACACGTCTTGCAGCGTAAGCAGCGGGTCTTTGTAGGAGTGGGGTAGGGCGGTCATGGTAGGGGGTAGCGTGGACTCTGCGAGTCCGCGCGTGGAAACGTTGTGCAATGACACCACGCGCGGACTCGCAGAGTCCACACTACGGCGTACTTTGCGGGCGTGCCCGATTTGATTAATTATGAGCGTCGTTTGCCGCATCGCTTGCCGCCGGGCGAGACTATTTTTCTCACTTTCCGGCTGGCTGGCTCCTTACCTCAGCAAGTGATAAATCAATGGCGCGAGGAAGACGAGCTAAAACGCAACCGCCTGGAGTTGAACTCAGAGCAGCGTTATACAGAGCAAAAGCGTTATTTCGGGCGGTTTGATGCGCAGTTAGCCAAGGCCGACTACGGGCCAACATGGCTGGAGCAGCCCGAAGTGGCTGGCCTGGTAGCACAAGCACTACATTATTTCGATGGTAAAAGCTATGATTTGCTGTGCTATTGTTTAATGCCCAATCATGTGCATCTCGTTGTGTCACTGCCGGTTGAGGCACCCCCTTTGCTAAAGACACTTCAGCGCCTGAAAGGCTACACTGCTACGCAGGCTAATAAGCTGCTGTTGCGTAGTGGAGCTTTTTGGCAAGCTGAGAGTTATGACCACGTAGTTCGCCAGGGAGAGTTGGCGCGCATTATCGCGTATGTATTGGAAAACCCGGTGAAAGCTGGTCTGGCGGCTGATTGGCAGCAGTGGCCGCACACCTACTTGGCCCCGATGTAGCGTGGACTCTGCGAGTCCGCGCGTAGGAACGTTGTGCAATGACACCACGCGCGGACTCGCAGAGTCCACGCTACATCGCTCCCAGCCCCGCGTAAGGGAAAAATACCTTCCGCAGCGCCTCGAAGCCATAGTCCTGCGCCACACCCACGGCCAGAATTACCAGCTGAATCGCCACTACCCCATCCAAATGCAGGTAGCGGTTTTGCTTGTAAAGCAAAAGCCCGATGCCGCCTTCCGACTGGTACAGCGTCTCCACCAGCGTTATCAGCGTCCAGATGATGGCGAAATTCTGGCGGACTACTTCGAGCATATCAGCGAGCTTGCCGTGCACCACTACTTCCCAGAAGCTGCCCCACTCGCCCAGGCCCAGGGTGCGGGCGTGGTCCAGCTCCTCCTGGGTGGTGCTGAGGATGACGCGCGTCATGCCCGTCACCAGATACACCGTGGCCCCGAACACCAGCACCGAAAGCTTCACCTGGTGCCCCGAGCTGAGCAGCAGCGCCATAAAAAACGTGAGCCCCGTGAGGGTGAGGTAGCGCAGCTTGGAGGCCGCGAAGGCCAGCGGCCGGAAGAAGGGTAGGGCCGTGAGATACGAAATAAACAGCGCCAAAACCGTCGCAATGCCCAGCGCCTGCAACGCCGTGAGCAGGCTGGCCCACAGCTCGGGCAGTAAGCCTTGGGTAGTAATAAGGTCGCCGAGGGCGCGGAACACCTCCCCCAGACTAGGGAAAAGTTGAAGGGGGTAGAAAAGCCACAGCGCCAGCAGTGCCAGCACCTGGCCGGCCACGAGTGCGGCCAGCGTGGCGCGGCGTGGGTGGGCGTTGGGAGTGAAAAGGGGGCTCATGGGGAGAGTAGTGGGTTGAAAAAGAACGTCATGCTGAACGCAGTGAAGTATCTCGCTCGAATCGTTGGAATGGCAATGATTACTACCCCACGCGAGATGCTTCGACAGGCTCAGCATGACGTTCTTATTTGTCATTCAAAACCAAGATTCTAATTCCCCAGCACCACCTCCACGCGGCGGTTCAGCGCCTTGCCGGCTTCCGTAGCGTTGGTGGCTACCGGCTCGGCGGCACCGTGGGCGTACACCTGCACCCTGCCCTGGGGGAAGGCGCTGGCGCTTTTGGCTTCCAGCCAGTGGGCCACGGCTTCGGCGCGGGCTTCGCTCAGCTGCTGGTTGGCAGTGGCGTTGCCGGTGTTATCGGTGTAGCCGTGCACGGCCACTTTGAGGCGGCCGGCCACCACGAGGTCGTTGAAGAGCTGGCTTAGCTCGCGCTGGGCGGCAGGGGTGAAGGTGCTCTGGCTGGTATTGAACTCGATGTTCCAGGCCCGCTTGCTCACGCTGCGGCGGATTTCATCGTCGGCCGCGAAGCGCGGGGTTTCGGCCGGGGCCAGGTTCTTGCCCTTGTACTGGGCTTGCAGCTTGCGCAGCAGGCTCAGGTCGAGCATGTTGGCCAGCGGTACGTAGCTGGGTAACTCCTTGGGGTAGAGCTTGCTTTGCACGTCGCCGAAAGTCTTGTACACGGCGGCGTAGATGTTGGTGCCGCCGTTGTCCAGCCCAAACAAGGTTAGGTTGTCGTTGAAATTGAAGGCTTTGCTACCCCCCAATTCCACCACCTGGCCGGTGCGGTCGGCCTCGCTGGTGCCCTTGTAGTACTTCAGCCAGTAGGCACCGGGCTTGTCGTGGTCACCGTAGACCTGGGCCGAGATGTCGGCGGCGCGGGTCAGGGCTTCGGGGTGGCTTTTCACTTGGTCGCCGGCCACGGCGAAGCCGGTCATCAAATTCAGCACCGCCGGCTGGTGGGCGGCGTACCAGCGCTTGGTGGTCACCATGATGTTGGGCATCTGGTTCGAGTAGTCCTTGGTGCTCACGATGTTGACCAGGCCGCCTTTCTGCTTGGCGATATTCACGTCGCCGGGCGTCCAGGTGGCTACGGCGTCGGCCACTACGTCCACTTTTACGCCGGTGCTGTGGCCGCTCACCACTTTGGTGCGCGACTCAGGCTTTCCCACGATGTACTTCTCGGCGGCCACCAGAAAGTCGCTGGCCGACATGAAGTTCACGGCTTCGGGGTCGTAGGTCGTTTCGTCGGGGTTCACTTTCAGGCCGTTATCAGCGCACCATTTCAGAGCAATGTTCTGGTCACCGTCGCGCAGGTAGCAGGCCACGGTTTTGCCCAGCGCCGCCTTGGGGTTATCGAGCCACTCTTTCGGCCCCATCAGCTTGTCTTCGCCGAAGGATTTGCCCACCGAGTACGGGATAATTTGCAGGCTGGTGCCGGCCTTTTCCAACTGGCTCTGCACGGCCGAGAAGGCGGGTAGGCCATCCCCCATGATGCTCACAATCAGGCCCGGCGTTTCCGGGTTGGCTTGCAGGTCGAGGGCGTTTTTCACCAGGTCAGCCTGCATTTTCGACACGTCGTCTTGGCGGGTTATCTGCATGTCTATCTTGTTGGCAGCCAGGGCCGAGCCCATGGTGGTGCGGGGGCCGCCGTTGGCGAGCATCCCGGCCATCTGGGAGTTCCAGGCCATCACTTCCCACACCACCGGCGTGCCGTTTTCGGCCGGGGCGGTGCCGGGCAGCGGGGCCAGCGGCACCACCAGCGTGGCGCGGCTGCCACTCGGCGCGGCCGGCAGCTCAATCGAGCTGAGCAGCACCGACTGCGTATCGGCTTTCTGGAAGATTTTATTGCTGGCAATCAGCTTATTGATGCCAAAGTACAGCAGCGCAAAAACGATGGCGCCGAGTACAATTTTACCACGAGTTGTCATAGAAGTAGCGTGGACTCTGCGAGTCCGCGAGTGAAGTAGTTGTTAAAAAAATAGGGGGTAGGCCGGGCCACGCGCGGACTCACAGAGTCCGCGCTACAGTAGCACGGCGCAGAGCAGCAGCGCCAGGCAGCCACTAATCAAGCAGGCTAGAATAGGCATCATCGGAGCGTTTTTTAGTGGCGGCTACTGACGTAGCAACCGGGGTTTTGTCATTGGTAAGCAAGGCGTTGAAGTCGCCCTTCTGGTAGCGGTCCAGCAGGCGCTGGCCCTTCTCGCTCATCACGCCGTTCTGGATGTCCATCTCCTTCACGAACTCCTGCGAGTAGCGCATCGCCTGCTTGATTTGGCCGAGCTGCTGGGCCATGTCCTGGGCCACGCGGTCGGTGGCCAGGTCGAAGAAATACTTCTTGTCAGGGTCGCCGCGCAGGATGTTCATGGCGGCGCGCATGCCCGAACTGGTGCGTTTCACGAGCTCGTATTCGTCTTTCAAAAGGCCGACTTTGAATTTGCTACCGTCAATCTGGCGTAGGGCGGCTTTTAGAATCTGGCGCATCACCACACTCACGTTGGCCGTGGTAGTGGCCATGGGTTGCAGGCGCTGGTTGTAGTCCAGAATCTGGGCGGCGCGGCTGGCGTAGGCTTCGGCGGCGTCCTTCTCGTTTTGGCGGGTGGCCGAGTCGGCCAGGGCCAGGTACTCCTTCATCTGGGCGTCGTTGGCGGCCAGCTTGCGCTTCACCAGCTCGTGGGCACCCTCAATGTGGCCGATTTCGCCCTCCATCTGGCGGGCCTCCTTTTCGGTGTTCGAGATGTAGTCCTCCATGATGCCGATGGGGTCGGTGTTGACGAAAATGCCCGCCAGCGTGCGCAAAATCCGCTGCCCGGCATACCAGAGGCCAGTTTGAATCCGCTTGTTCGTGACCAGCAAAAACAGCACGAACAGCGCCCCCAGCCCGATGCCCAGCTTCACGCTATTGAATACGATATCCACGAGGTAGGGCACGATTTGGCCCCAGTAGTACACGCCGGCCCCGGCCCCGGCGGCCAGCACTACCCAGCCGGCCACCTTTTCGGGCTGCTGCCACTTGGGCAGGGTAGGGCTGATGTCAGAAGAAAGCAAGGTTTTCATGGCTCAGAAAGGGATTTATTTGATTAATAAAGACTTAGCGGCTTGCTGGTGTGTTTGCAATTCGGCCACGGCGGCCGCGTGGGCCAGCTCGTAGGAGGCCAGCGCGGCCTGGGTTTTGGAAGTTTCCTGGTGCAGCTGCTGCTGGGTGTCGGTCAACTGCTGGCTTTGCTCGGCCAGCTGCTGAGTGAGGCTGGCCACGGCGGCTTGCAGCCTGGTCTCCCGCTCGCGCAGCTGGACCAGGGCACCGGGCTTACCTGGTGGCCCGTTTTCGCCTGTTTTTTCGCGGTGGCGGGCCAGCACCTGGGCGCGGTCGTCGGCCAGCTTTTGCGCCAGCGCATTGGCCGAGGTGAGGAGGGTAGGGAGGTCGGTGCCCGTCACGGCGGCGAAGGCGTTGAAGGCCGTCTGGTATAGCAGCGGGCCGCTGAGGCCACTGGCTGCCAGGCTTTTCACCATCTTGACGAAGGCCCCGAAATCTTTGCCATCGCCGGCCAGCACCTGCGCAATGTGGTCGAGGTGGCGCTGCTCGGGCTGGGTGGTGCCGGGCGGCAGGCCGGCCAGCGGGGGGGTAGGGCTGGCCAGCGGCCCGGCCACGCGCGGGGCGGCAGCGGCCGGAACTTCGCCGTCGGGCTCGACGAAGAAGTCTTTGGCGGCTTTCGCCAGGTTATCGAGAATGGCCATGTCGGTGTGGGCTGATAGGTGAGGGATGCGTACCTAATGCCAAGACCAGTGCCGACTCTAGCGTCCAGTAAGTTATTTGTAAATAACTTACTGGAATTGAATAATTTAGATAAAAAATCCTGCCTGACGGGTAGCCAGATAGGAGGGTTTTTTTGCCAAAATGGAAAGCTGATTTTATTAAAAGGGAAAAGGACGCTGTTCACGACGCAGCTTCTACTAAGGCCAGCCTTTTTTCAATCTGATTGCCTTAACCTGGGCATAACCCGGATGAGCGGCTAATTGAGGTGAAGATTAATGAATAAAAGATTGATTATTAAAACTTTATTTCATAAAACTTGTGTGTGGGAACTGCGCTATTTTAGGACTCACTTTTGACAATTTTACCTCATTATAGTGCCAAAATCATCCGCATTTTTCTAATAATCGTTTAACGAGCCACGCACCTGAAATTCCTGTTTGGTAGCGTCTGGCAATAGATATTGCGTATGCCGACGACCGCTGCTTACCTGCCCGCTGATTGGGTGTAATTACAAAAAGCAACTTCACAGGACTTACAGGCGCATATTTTTCACCTCATACCTTTTGCTTTTGCTGTCTTGACCTCCTGGCAGACAGTTTTATTTATTTAACCATTTTTTGTCTATGAGACACTTATCTCCCAAGACGCTGCTGCTCGGCATGGGTATGCTGGCTGCTGTTCCCGAAATCCACGCGCAAACTGCCGACCACAAGACGGCCCTTAGCCTTTACGGTACCACGCTGCAATACCGGGGCGACCTGGGTAGCAATTTCTGGGACCTGCGTAACGGCACCGTGGGTGGCGGAGCTTCCCTGACGCGCTACATGAGCAAAGGCTTGGACATTAATTTGTCGGCCAATTATACTAAGCTGCGCTATCCTAGCGAGAGCGGTACGTTTACGAGTCAGACCCCGCTCGCCAACAACCAGCGCTTCGACGCAAGCATGTGGTCCTACGGCTTGGGCTTCAAGTTGAAGCTACCCATCAAGGACGAGTTTTTCCTGCACCCCTACATCCTGTTGCAGCCTGGCTTCACTTGGGTAAACACTGACCGTAGCAACGGGCCCGCTTCGCCAGGCGCACCCCTTGCCGCTGCTAGCAATGCCCGCTATGGCTCGTTCGATGGACAAGCGGCCTTGGGTCTAGATTTTCACATCACGCCTGGATTCATCTTCTTCGTACAGGCCGGCCAGCACTATCTGCTAACTGACGACAACCGTTTGGACGGCTCGGCAGCAAACAGTGACGGCTTCTGGAACAAGCACGACCGCTACATGCAGTTCTCGTCAGGCGTAACTGTTGCTTTCGGCAAAGCCAAGGACTCGGATGGCGACGGCGTGCCCGACCGCAAGGACAAGTGCCCGAATACACCTAGCGGTGTAAAAGTGGACGTGAACGGCTGCCCGCTCGATACGGACGGTGACGGCGTACCTGACTACCAGGATAAGTGCCCCGACGTGAAAGGCCTGGCCGCCCTGCAAGGCTGCCCCGACGCGGACGGCGACGGCGTAGCCGATGCCGACGACAAGTGCCCCAACACCCCGGCCGGCGTGCGCGTCGATGCTACCGGCTGCCCGCTTGACTCGGATGGGGACGGCGTGGCCGACTACCTCGACAAGTGCCCCAATACCCCGGCTGGCGTGAAAGTGGACGCCACCGGCTGCCCCATTGATACGGACGGCGACGGCGTGCCCGACTACCAGGACAAGTGCCCCGACCGGGCCGGCCCGGCCTCCAACAAAGGCTGCCCCGAGATTAAGGCCGAGGACAAGAAAATCCTCAACGAGGCCACCAAGTACATCAACTTCGACTTCAACAAGGCCACGCTCAAGACGAGTTCGTACGCCAAGCTGAACCAGATGGTGCAGATTATGAACGACTACCCCGACTATTCGCTCAGCATTGCCGGGCACACGGATAGCAAGGGAGCCGACGACTACAACCTGCGTCTGAGCTACGAGCGCGCGGCTTCGGCCCGCAAGTATATGCTCAGCAAGGGCATCCCGGCCGACCGCATCGAGGCTCGTGGCTACGGGGAGACCAAGCCGATTGCCGACAACAAGACGGCGGCGGGCCAGGCCCTGAACCGCCGGGTGGACTTCGACCCCTACCTGACGGGGGACACGAACGCGGCGGAAGCCAAGTACGGCCCGGCCCCGACGATTGCCGACATCAAGGCGGCTGGCAACAAGCTGCCCGGCAAGAAGACCACCGGCACGGGGGCCCCGCGCAGCCGCAAGGCACCCCTGAAAAAGGCTC
The genomic region above belongs to Hymenobacter psoromatis and contains:
- a CDS encoding papain-like cysteine protease family protein → MPVDDNPATSVSTSYDVSLEPQPDKLSCWAGSMAMLVSYQRQQSVVPEALAQEVGRSLRTSYGWDMLEAVKDHFGFQDIALPSNASLYPEPQQWADWLSQYGPLWITVVGAPSHAIVVKGIEGDLTPDGTTVNILNPWDLNTAFDNDPIDFNPPNNGLAYTQSFADFAASFGNLGLADYGAWRVLYLPSGT
- a CDS encoding ATP-binding cassette domain-containing protein, whose product is MTALPHSYKDPLLTLQDVSMQFGSEVILRDLNVQVLDVIRPGINQGQVVGIYGRSGVGKSVLCRLLAGLAAPSTGTVRVGEAQQPVRAGAVGYVQQRYPLFNHLTLLDNLLLAARRQHDPAEAKARTDAYLSRFGLAAHARKYPAHLSGGQRQRAAIAQQLLCSEHLILLDEPFSGLDVAMIDEVKKLIVEVTTLHELNTVLIVSHDIMTTTALADQLWLLAPERDPATGQLLPGATISPRHQYNLAQRGLAWHPDVEAEPEFTQFVAELKQEIRAL
- a CDS encoding transposase, with translation MPDLINYERRLPHRLPPGETIFLTFRLAGSLPQQVINQWREEDELKRNRLELNSEQRYTEQKRYFGRFDAQLAKADYGPTWLEQPEVAGLVAQALHYFDGKSYDLLCYCLMPNHVHLVVSLPVEAPPLLKTLQRLKGYTATQANKLLLRSGAFWQAESYDHVVRQGELARIIAYVLENPVKAGLAADWQQWPHTYLAPM
- a CDS encoding ABC transporter permease, whose protein sequence is MSPLFTPNAHPRRATLAALVAGQVLALLALWLFYPLQLFPSLGEVFRALGDLITTQGLLPELWASLLTALQALGIATVLALFISYLTALPFFRPLAFAASKLRYLTLTGLTFFMALLLSSGHQVKLSVLVFGATVYLVTGMTRVILSTTQEELDHARTLGLGEWGSFWEVVVHGKLADMLEVVRQNFAIIWTLITLVETLYQSEGGIGLLLYKQNRYLHLDGVVAIQLVILAVGVAQDYGFEALRKVFFPYAGLGAM
- a CDS encoding OmpA family protein — protein: MTTRGKIVLGAIVFALLYFGINKLIASNKIFQKADTQSVLLSSIELPAAPSGSRATLVVPLAPLPGTAPAENGTPVVWEVMAWNSQMAGMLANGGPRTTMGSALAANKIDMQITRQDDVSKMQADLVKNALDLQANPETPGLIVSIMGDGLPAFSAVQSQLEKAGTSLQIIPYSVGKSFGEDKLMGPKEWLDNPKAALGKTVACYLRDGDQNIALKWCADNGLKVNPDETTYDPEAVNFMSASDFLVAAEKYIVGKPESRTKVVSGHSTGVKVDVVADAVATWTPGDVNIAKQKGGLVNIVSTKDYSNQMPNIMVTTKRWYAAHQPAVLNLMTGFAVAGDQVKSHPEALTRAADISAQVYGDHDKPGAYWLKYYKGTSEADRTGQVVELGGSKAFNFNDNLTLFGLDNGGTNIYAAVYKTFGDVQSKLYPKELPSYVPLANMLDLSLLRKLQAQYKGKNLAPAETPRFAADDEIRRSVSKRAWNIEFNTSQSTFTPAAQRELSQLFNDLVVAGRLKVAVHGYTDNTGNATANQQLSEARAEAVAHWLEAKSASAFPQGRVQVYAHGAAEPVATNATEAGKALNRRVEVVLGN
- a CDS encoding OmpA family protein, with product MRHLSPKTLLLGMGMLAAVPEIHAQTADHKTALSLYGTTLQYRGDLGSNFWDLRNGTVGGGASLTRYMSKGLDINLSANYTKLRYPSESGTFTSQTPLANNQRFDASMWSYGLGFKLKLPIKDEFFLHPYILLQPGFTWVNTDRSNGPASPGAPLAAASNARYGSFDGQAALGLDFHITPGFIFFVQAGQHYLLTDDNRLDGSAANSDGFWNKHDRYMQFSSGVTVAFGKAKDSDGDGVPDRKDKCPNTPSGVKVDVNGCPLDTDGDGVPDYQDKCPDVKGLAALQGCPDADGDGVADADDKCPNTPAGVRVDATGCPLDSDGDGVADYLDKCPNTPAGVKVDATGCPIDTDGDGVPDYQDKCPDRAGPASNKGCPEIKAEDKKILNEATKYINFDFNKATLKTSSYAKLNQMVQIMNDYPDYSLSIAGHTDSKGADDYNLRLSYERAASARKYMLSKGIPADRIEARGYGETKPIADNKTAAGQALNRRVDFDPYLTGDTNAAEAKYGPAPTIADIKAAGNKLPGKKTTGTGAPRSRKAPLKKAPLKKRK